A single window of Rhizobium sp. SL42 DNA harbors:
- a CDS encoding tyrosine-type recombinase/integrase yields the protein MAREKLSAVHVRQSPAGKYGDGAGLWLLKTSKDTGSWMLRVAVAGKLRHMGLGSISDVTLAEARLSAAKWRAMARAGKDPIKERERERREATRSLHLLEEVALDAFEARKPGLRKEGQAGRWFGPLENYVLPKIGKMPVAEIDQIVIRDALKPIWKSRAATSEKALQRLAIVMKHAAALGYDVDLQACAKAKLLLGAQGHEVQHIPSLHWSDVPTFYASLDDGSISHLALRFVILTGLRSTPVRMARLKDIDGDVLTIPAELMKGQKGKTAEFRVPLTAGMHALIERAKPLTRNGLIFSNPRGKALSDMALSRIMVRREMEARPHGFRSSLRVFLAEKGCPRDIAEMILAHNVMGKVEASYMRSDLLDIRRGWMDRWARFVTTGKDEVREDVPATAGVIQLQAAS from the coding sequence ATGGCACGAGAGAAACTGAGCGCAGTGCATGTACGGCAATCCCCTGCCGGCAAATATGGGGATGGCGCAGGTCTATGGCTCCTCAAGACTTCGAAGGACACCGGAAGCTGGATGCTGAGGGTGGCGGTGGCGGGCAAATTGCGGCACATGGGCCTCGGCTCCATTTCCGACGTAACCTTGGCAGAGGCGCGCCTATCTGCGGCTAAGTGGCGCGCAATGGCCCGTGCCGGCAAAGACCCCATCAAAGAGCGCGAACGGGAACGCCGCGAGGCGACCAGGAGCCTTCACTTGCTGGAGGAGGTGGCGCTCGATGCTTTCGAGGCGAGGAAGCCCGGTCTTCGCAAGGAGGGCCAAGCCGGCCGCTGGTTTGGCCCTCTTGAGAACTATGTGCTGCCAAAGATCGGCAAGATGCCGGTCGCGGAAATCGATCAGATCGTGATCCGCGATGCACTGAAACCGATCTGGAAATCGCGAGCAGCAACGTCTGAGAAGGCGCTCCAGCGGCTCGCCATCGTCATGAAGCACGCCGCCGCACTGGGCTATGACGTGGATTTACAGGCTTGCGCGAAAGCGAAACTCCTGCTCGGCGCACAGGGGCATGAGGTGCAGCACATCCCTTCACTTCACTGGTCAGATGTCCCGACATTCTACGCCTCGCTAGATGATGGCTCGATCAGCCACCTCGCGCTGCGCTTCGTGATCCTCACCGGCCTTAGGTCAACGCCAGTTCGAATGGCGCGACTGAAAGACATAGATGGTGATGTGCTCACGATCCCAGCCGAGCTTATGAAGGGCCAAAAAGGCAAAACGGCTGAGTTCCGAGTACCGCTCACGGCGGGGATGCATGCGCTGATCGAACGGGCCAAGCCACTTACGCGCAACGGCCTGATCTTTTCCAATCCACGCGGCAAGGCATTGTCGGATATGGCACTCAGCCGGATCATGGTGCGCCGGGAGATGGAGGCCAGACCCCATGGCTTCCGTAGTTCGCTCAGGGTGTTTTTGGCCGAAAAGGGCTGCCCGCGAGATATTGCCGAAATGATCCTCGCCCACAACGTCATGGGCAAGGTCGAGGCGAGCTACATGAGGTCCGACCTTCTGGACATTCGGCGCGGCTGGATGGACCGGTGGGCGCGGTTTGTTACAACAGGCAAGGACGAGGTGCGTGAGGACGTGCCTGCCACTGCCGGAGTGATCCAGTTGCAGGCGGCAAGCTGA